The following DNA comes from Natranaerovirga pectinivora.
ACAGCAGGAATAACCATTAATGAAAATGCAGATCCTAGTGTTATGAAAGATTTAACAAAGGCCATTAATAAGATTGTTCCTTTTGAGGATCAATATGAACATTTAGAAGGCAATTCGGCAGCTCATCTAAAAGCCAGTTTTTTTGGTAATAGTAGTACTGTTATTATTAACCAAGGGGATTTGTTAATGGGAACATGGCAAGGCATTTATTTTTGTGAGTTTGACGGACCAAGACATAGAAAAGTAATTGTTAAGATTATAGAAGATCAATAGAGAATAAATTAAATCAGAATTAAAAAAAGGAGTTAATTATTCAAAAACATAATTAACTCCTTTTGCATTACTTAAATTTTACAGCAGTACCATAAACGATTACTTCTGCTGCACCTTGAACAATAGCTGAAGTAGCATATCGTAGGTTTACAACTGCATCTGCTCCAAAACTTTCAGCATCTTTAATCATTCGACTAGTTGCTAAATCCCTTGCTTCTTCCATCATTTTTTGATAGGCCACTAATTCCCCACCAACAATGGTTTTTAAACCACTCATAAAATCTTTACCAATATGTTTTGATTGAATAGTAGAACCTTTTACTAATCCAAGAGTCTCTAACTCTTTTCCTGATATATAATCCGTGTTTACTAAAAGCATAATATTGCCTCCCTTAATATTAATATATAAAATTTTTAAATCACATTATAAAGGCATTACTTATTTTCTTCTTCTTGGATTTCAACAAGAGTATTAGTTCTAAGAAGAAAAAACCTATGAATCATAAAAATAAAGATAGGTAAAATAGTAGCCAGCATAGTTGTGATAACAAGCAAGTTAGCAGCATAATCTTTTTGGAGTATTGCAGCTACTAGACCTACAATATATAGGCTTAAAAAGAAAAGGATAAATATAATTGCGCCTATTCGCTTTATCAAAAAATTTCCTCCTAAAGTATATTATTATCTTGAAAAACATAATATGTATTTTAAAATCATAATATAAAGCATTTTTTAATATGATATATAATAATAATTATATTACTGTCTACATTAAGAGTCAATATGAACAAGAAAAGAATGTTAAAATAGTGACAATATCTTCTGGAAAACAAAAGAACCAACTATAAACATAGTTGGTTCTTAAAAGGGGAGGATAAGTATTAGGTTATCTTTTGTTGAGTCTTTTTGCTTTTTAGTTATTAGCAGAAGGAGTTGGGATTTAATTAAGTCTTTTTAAGGACTCAATTATAGTATTAACAGTATTAAAAAAAGTATTCAATTTAATATTAAAAAATTTAAATCATTGGATTTGAAGGAGGTAACATAAGTGCAGAATCAAAAATTGGAGAATCAATTAAATTTAGCACTAAGTGTTACAGAAAGAGTTAGACAAAGAACTCTTGACTTAGACATAGGTTTTTTTGATGACATAGAGGTATGGGAGTTAATTGTAAAATACAATGGTAATATTTTGGCATTAGAAGAAGAGTTAGGTATTGAAGTGGAAATCTTGACGAATGAGTATGCAATTCTATATGTACCAGAGTTCTTAATCAATAGATTAACGGCTTATCCACAAATAGAATTTATTGAAAAACCTAAGTTGTTATTCTATAATATGGACCTTAGTAAGAGGGCGGCTTGTATAGCAAGAGTACAAGAGCCACCCTATAATTTAACTGGAGAAGGCGTAATTGTTGCTATTATTGATTCAGGAATTGATTATGCTCATCAGGACTTTAGAAATGAAGATGGCTCAACGAGAATTATTGAATTATGGGATCAATCCATTCCTGGGGATCCTCCTGAAGGCTTTGTCCAAGGGACTGTATATACAAGAGAACAAATCAATGAGGCATTAGCAGAAAGAACAAGAACGGATCAATTAGCAATTGTTCCAAGTGTGGATATTTCAGGGCATGGCACCCATGTTGCAGGGATAGCAGCAGGGAATGGGAGGGCTAGTGCTGGGAGATATACAGGGGTTGCCCCTAGAAGTGATTTGTTAATTGTAAAAATTGGAGAACCAGCAACGGAGTCTTATCCAAGAACAACAGAATTAATGAGAGCCATTACATATGTAATCAATAAGGCACAGGAATTAAATCAGCCAGTAGCCATTAATTTAAGTTTTGGGAATAATTATGGTCCTAGAGACGGCAGTTCACTACTAGAAACATTTATTGATACCATGGCAGGGGTAGGTAGAAATGTAATTGTTATTGGTTCAGGAAATGAAGGCGCAGCAGGACATCATACAGGAGGAGTGCTAACGGCAGGCACCCCAGTGACAGTAGAAATTGCAGTGGCAAGTACTGAAAGAACCCTTAACATACAAATATGGAAATCTTATTATGATACCATAGATATATACATCATTAACCCAGCAGGAATAGAAGTAGGACCATTAACTAGAAGACTGGGAACTCAAAGGTTTATTATGGGTAGGACAGAGGTATTTGTATATTACGGAGAACCAACACCTTATAATATGGCTCAAGAAATTTATATTGAATTGGTTCCATTAAATGCGTACATAGATGGTGGTATCTGGAGAATAAGGTTAAGTCCTATTAATATCATAGTAGGGAATTACAATTTGTGGTTACCAAGTAGTGAGGTCATACAAACAACCACTAGATTCTTATCACCAACAGTATTAACGACTTTAACAACACCAGGGTCAGCACATAGAGCTATAACTGTAGGTGCTTATAATTCAGTAACAAATAGTGTAGCTGACTTTTCAGGAAGAGGATTTACAAGATATTATGACTTTGTAAAGCCAGAGCTGGTTGCACCAGGTGTAAATATTACAGCAGCAGCACCAGGTGGAGGTTATGATACAAAGAGCGGTACATCTATGGCAACACCTTTTGTAACAGGTGCATCTGCGTTACTGATGGAATGGGGCATTGTAAGAGGAAATGACCCTTTCTTGTACGGAGAAAAAATTAAAGCTTATTTAATTGATGGTACTTCTAAACCAATAGCAAGATTTGCATATCCTAATACAGAATTAGGGTTTGGCGCATTATGTTTGCAATCCAGTCTGGATAGGGCTTTGTTCATTACAGAGATAGGGTCTATGGATGATTCAGAAAATTATATGGATATAAATCTACTATTGCCAGTTTTTATAAATTTTTCCAATGAACTTATAGGAAACATATGGGAGCGGTTGGTTGAGAAAATAAAAGAATTAGAAAGTAAAGAAACCGTTATAGTAGGTTTTTACGGGGAAAAAGATGAAAAAGATTTCAAAGAACTTCCCTGTAAGATTTATAACCTAAGAAAAAGAAAAGAAAATGATGCAGTTAATATACTTGTGGCAGAAATAAGAAAATGGTTAATAGAGTTGATTCAAGAGATAGATACTAGTAAGGATACAGCATATTATTTAGATATAGATAAATTGGTAATACATCCTTTAGATTTAATTAGTTTATTTAGTTATCTTAATAAAAAATTAAAAGACAAGAACAGCTATCTACTTCTTAAGAAAGAAGCTATATTCGATAATTATAAATTGATATTTGGACCAAAGGATAAAAATAAAAAATTTGAGTTTGAAGTAAAGAAGTCACAAGACATATTCAATCTATGTATTTATGGTGCGGCTTTAGATAATTATATAATTGAATTAATATCCCCAGAAAAAGAAAAAATTTCACTAAAAGAACTAAATAAGTGGAAAGAAGATAAAAATTACTTAGATATCACTGGTACTACCATTATGGCAAAACAATATCAAAGTAGTAAAATGGACCCCTTTCTTATAAAATTAGATTTTATGAAACTAAGAGAAGGAAAATGGGAAATCAATATTATAGGTAATGTGATAATAGATGGGCGATTAACAATCATCCCTAATGGCAAAAAAGAAGAGGTGACATTTAAAGGAGTCACGTTAACAATTGGCGAAAACTTGGAAGAGAATATTAAAATACTTTAAAATAGCGGTAGTTATCCCCGCTATTTTTACTTTATAATAAGTTTCTTTTTTCTATAAAGTAAAAAGTTGATTAAATGTGCTGTATTTTTCTAGTATTTATTCTAAATAGTAGTATAATAAATAGTAGAAAATAAAGGAGTTGGATATATGGTCAAGAAACTTTACCTGCTATTAATTTCATTGATCCTTGTTGGGTGTACAACAAACTCTAATGAAGCCTTTAGGCTTAATGAAATAGGTATAGAAGAATATAATAACAAAAAATACGAGGAAGCATTAGAGAAATTTATAGAAGCAGCAAAAAAGAAAAGTAGCCCTGAATACTACCAAAACCAAGGAATGGTATTAATTCAATTAGAAGAGTATGAGATAGCCATAGATGTGTTAAAAAAAGCATTGAATCATAAAAACATACCATCAGAGGTATACTTTTTATTAGGTATTGGGTCAATGTACATTGGGGATTATAACGATGCATTAAACTACTTTGATAAAGTCATTGATATAGACCGTAAAAATATTGAAGCGTATTTACATAAAGCAGTTGTACAAGAGCGATTAGATAATAGAGATGAAGCGGCAAATACATACAATATAATTCTCGAAAGTCACCCTGAAGATAAAAGGATATGGAATGAAAAAGGACTTATGTTTAATAAATTTGGAGAATATGAAGAAGCCATTATGAGTTTTAATCAAGCTATTATAATTGATAATGATTTTGGAGAAGCTTATAATAATCGAGGTGTAAGTTATATAAACCTTAATTTATTAGATGAAGCAATTAATGACTTTGAGAAAGCGAAGACATTATTAAATGCTTCTGAAGTAGATTTAAATATAGCAATATATTATGGAAAGCAACAAGAAGTAGAATTGGCGTTAGAATATTTTAATAAGGTAAAAAATAATAATCCTACTGGAAAAGCATACTTATTAAGAGGTTTATTCTATATGGATAACGGTGATAAGAATAAGGGTATTATGGATTTAGAAAAAGCATTTGAAAAGGAAGAATGGAGAGCATTATTACATTTAGGAATACAATTTGAAAATGCCTTGGATTATAATAAGGCATTGGAGTATTATTCTCTATATAATCAACTAGAAAATGCACCTTGGATTAATAATAAAATAGGCGTTATTCAGATTAAACTAAAAGAATACGATGAAGCATTAAAATTTTTTAAGAGAGCAAATGAGTTATTGCCTCAGAATCAAGAAATATTATTTAATATAGCAACAACCTATCAATTATTAAAATTATATGATGAAGCAAAAAAATATTTAGAAGAAATAATAGAAATTAATCCGCATAATGAAGAAGTTATAAAAGAACTCAATTTTTTAACTCAACTTATGCCTCTTACTTCGTAAGAGATAGTTTCGATAAAAGTATTGTTTCAATTCCTTGGAAGGGATTTGAAAAGTATACTTTCAAAAAAAACAGAAGGAAAGATGGGATATAATGGATTTAGAAAACATAAAAGAAAGAGTCATTATAGTAGCAATTGATTTTGATAATCAGGACACAGATGATTCTCTTGATGAATTAGAAGAACTGGTTAGAACAGCAGGCGCTGAAACTGTAGGAAGGATAACACAAAGTAGAGAATCAGCTCATCCAGCAACATATGTGGGAAAAGGTAAAATGGAAGAAATTAAAAATCTAGTAATAGCGCTAGGGGCTACAGGAGTTATTTGTGATGATGAATTATCCCCTGCTCAATTAAAGAACCTTCAAGAAAAACTAGATACAAAAGTAATGGATAGGACTATGTTAATATTAGATATCTTTGCTAAAAGAGCAAGTACAAAAGAGGGTATTATTCAAGTTGAATTGGCTCAATTAAGATATAGATTAACAAGATTAATAGGTATTGGTGCATCTTTATCAAGATTAGGTGGTGGAATAGGAACAAGAGGTCCAGGTGAGAAAAAGTTAGAAGTGGATAGAAGACATATTAGAAACCATATTGGTCAGTTGTCTAAAGAACTTCAAGAGATAAAAAAACATAGAGATTTAATAAGAGAACAGAGAAAGAAAAAAAAGACTCCTGTTATAGCCATAGTAGGTTATACAAATGCAGGGAAGTCAACTTTATTAAATCGTTTAACTATGGCTGGTGTATTAGAAGAGGATAAACTATTTGCAACTTTGGATCCTACTACTAGACAAATGGAGCTGCCTAGTGGCAAACAAGTTTTTCTAACAGATACTGTTGGGTTTATTCGAAAATTACCTCACCATTTAATAAAGGCTTTTCAAAGTACTTTAGAAGAAGCAAAATATGCAGATTTATTACTCCATGTTGTAGACAGTTCTAGTCCTCAAGCGGAAAAGCATATCCATGTTGTGTACCAAACCTTGAAAGATTTGGAAGCACTGGACAAACCAATTATTACAGTTTATAATAAACAAGATTGTTTAGAAACGCCTTTAACAATCAGAGATGTAAAAGCTGAAAAATCAGTGTATATATCAGCATTAAAAGAAGAAGGCATTGATGAATTATTAAATTCAATTGAAGAGGTATTAAGAAACCAAGCTCACTTAATTGAAAAAATAATACCATATAATGAAGGAAGCATTTTAAATAATATTCGAACTTATGGTCAAATTGAAGAAGAAGAATATAAAAATGAAGGTGTTTATATAAAAGCCTATGTCCCTCAGGAAGTGTATGATAGGGTTAACAAGCTTTTGTAGATAATTGTAGGAAAAAAGAGGGTTTAGTCGTGAAATGTAAATAGGTAAAAATGACCAATTGGCTAAACACTATATATAGTGTGCAAATAAAAAAACCATCACATTATCTGGTGGTTTTTTTGTTTGACCTCCTAGTTTGAATATGGTATTATATTTTTACGAAGCAACATAGAAAAAACGAGTAATTTTAAGAATGAAAGGGGAAGTTACTAAATGTTTGAGGTAATAAAAAGAGATGGGGAAGTATCATCCTTTGATTTAATTAAAATTAAAGAAGCAATAGTAAAAGCTTTTAAAGCAACGAACAAAAAATATGCTGATGCAATAATGGATATGTTGGTTTTGAGGGTAACAGCAGACTTTCAAAATAAAATGAAAGACAACTTTATTCATGTAGAAGATATCCAAGATAGTGTGGAAACAGTTTTAGAACAATCAGGATATACGGATG
Coding sequences within:
- a CDS encoding tetratricopeptide repeat protein, which encodes MVKKLYLLLISLILVGCTTNSNEAFRLNEIGIEEYNNKKYEEALEKFIEAAKKKSSPEYYQNQGMVLIQLEEYEIAIDVLKKALNHKNIPSEVYFLLGIGSMYIGDYNDALNYFDKVIDIDRKNIEAYLHKAVVQERLDNRDEAANTYNIILESHPEDKRIWNEKGLMFNKFGEYEEAIMSFNQAIIIDNDFGEAYNNRGVSYINLNLLDEAINDFEKAKTLLNASEVDLNIAIYYGKQQEVELALEYFNKVKNNNPTGKAYLLRGLFYMDNGDKNKGIMDLEKAFEKEEWRALLHLGIQFENALDYNKALEYYSLYNQLENAPWINNKIGVIQIKLKEYDEALKFFKRANELLPQNQEILFNIATTYQLLKLYDEAKKYLEEIIEINPHNEEVIKELNFLTQLMPLTS
- a CDS encoding YbjQ family protein, yielding MLLVNTDYISGKELETLGLVKGSTIQSKHIGKDFMSGLKTIVGGELVAYQKMMEEARDLATSRMIKDAESFGADAVVNLRYATSAIVQGAAEVIVYGTAVKFK
- a CDS encoding S8 family peptidase; this translates as MQNQKLENQLNLALSVTERVRQRTLDLDIGFFDDIEVWELIVKYNGNILALEEELGIEVEILTNEYAILYVPEFLINRLTAYPQIEFIEKPKLLFYNMDLSKRAACIARVQEPPYNLTGEGVIVAIIDSGIDYAHQDFRNEDGSTRIIELWDQSIPGDPPEGFVQGTVYTREQINEALAERTRTDQLAIVPSVDISGHGTHVAGIAAGNGRASAGRYTGVAPRSDLLIVKIGEPATESYPRTTELMRAITYVINKAQELNQPVAINLSFGNNYGPRDGSSLLETFIDTMAGVGRNVIVIGSGNEGAAGHHTGGVLTAGTPVTVEIAVASTERTLNIQIWKSYYDTIDIYIINPAGIEVGPLTRRLGTQRFIMGRTEVFVYYGEPTPYNMAQEIYIELVPLNAYIDGGIWRIRLSPINIIVGNYNLWLPSSEVIQTTTRFLSPTVLTTLTTPGSAHRAITVGAYNSVTNSVADFSGRGFTRYYDFVKPELVAPGVNITAAAPGGGYDTKSGTSMATPFVTGASALLMEWGIVRGNDPFLYGEKIKAYLIDGTSKPIARFAYPNTELGFGALCLQSSLDRALFITEIGSMDDSENYMDINLLLPVFINFSNELIGNIWERLVEKIKELESKETVIVGFYGEKDEKDFKELPCKIYNLRKRKENDAVNILVAEIRKWLIELIQEIDTSKDTAYYLDIDKLVIHPLDLISLFSYLNKKLKDKNSYLLLKKEAIFDNYKLIFGPKDKNKKFEFEVKKSQDIFNLCIYGAALDNYIIELISPEKEKISLKELNKWKEDKNYLDITGTTIMAKQYQSSKMDPFLIKLDFMKLREGKWEINIIGNVIIDGRLTIIPNGKKEEVTFKGVTLTIGENLEENIKIL
- a CDS encoding secondary thiamine-phosphate synthase enzyme YjbQ, whose amino-acid sequence is MIETLNIQTNKAVEFINITAKISSIIKTKNVKEGICVIAIPHTTAGITINENADPSVMKDLTKAINKIVPFEDQYEHLEGNSAAHLKASFFGNSSTVIINQGDLLMGTWQGIYFCEFDGPRHRKVIVKIIEDQ
- the hflX gene encoding GTPase HflX, giving the protein MDLENIKERVIIVAIDFDNQDTDDSLDELEELVRTAGAETVGRITQSRESAHPATYVGKGKMEEIKNLVIALGATGVICDDELSPAQLKNLQEKLDTKVMDRTMLILDIFAKRASTKEGIIQVELAQLRYRLTRLIGIGASLSRLGGGIGTRGPGEKKLEVDRRHIRNHIGQLSKELQEIKKHRDLIREQRKKKKTPVIAIVGYTNAGKSTLLNRLTMAGVLEEDKLFATLDPTTRQMELPSGKQVFLTDTVGFIRKLPHHLIKAFQSTLEEAKYADLLLHVVDSSSPQAEKHIHVVYQTLKDLEALDKPIITVYNKQDCLETPLTIRDVKAEKSVYISALKEEGIDELLNSIEEVLRNQAHLIEKIIPYNEGSILNNIRTYGQIEEEEYKNEGVYIKAYVPQEVYDRVNKLL